The region AGCGCAGCTCTTTGCTGGAGTTCTCTCGCTTGGGTTGATTTGCCAGTAAGTTGGTTAGCGGGCAGGAGAAATAGATGGAATAGGAAGCtggcaatgaaaacaaaaaatcacttGAGCTTTTAATCTCTTGTTAGTATGCATGAACTGAAACACACTGAGCAATAGAGAATGATCCTAAATGATCAGTAATGGGAAAACTGGAATAATACCTGATTCTGGCACTACTCACTGGATGAGTTGTTTGCTGTGTAATTGGTAGTGATTCTCAGATGTGGATctccctgtttttcttctcGCTATGTAAGTTTCCCATTGCTGCCCATCTGTGGAGAAATGTTAAGATCCATTGCTGATGCAGAGGGGTCTTTTGTCTTCTCAGGAGCCAGTTTTATCCAAAGAACAGCCGGCGTTTCAGTACAGCAGTCACGTCTCCCTGCAGGCATCCAGTGGCCACATGTGGTAAGGAGCGCTTATTACTGCAGTAGTGCTTTAGCTATAGGACCCTGCGCTGAGCTGGGATGCGGTTTGCAGTCTGGAGTTACGGCTGAAAGGTGGGTGGAAGTGGACGAGATATATTTGATAGTTAAAACTTCCCTGAGCTTCTCTATAGCAGTATATCAGTTAGTGATAAGGTCTGTTGATTCTCTGCACCAAGAGAGGTTCCAGGCTGATTTATCCTCCTTCTGTGGTCTGTGCTAGGTTGGATTTGAATAGACACAAAGCAGTTCTCTGTcatctgctgctgttcttcctttctgtccCTTTCGGTCCCTGGTGCAAGAGGCAAAGCTTCTTGCTGGTGTTTCCGTGGGCAGCAGGGCTCTCTGTAACAGTGTcatctttttttcagagaggtCTGGGCTTCAATTCTGTCCCTGAGTGAAGCTGTGCAGTCTGTGCCCACAAGGAATTGATACATGGGGTTATTCCCCGTTTAGGTCAGATAAGGCCTTCAGTCTAACTGGTGGTCAAGTCTCTACTTCTGTAAGCACAGTCTGGAACGTGCTCAGCTGAGTTGTTCTTCTCCTGTGCCACAGGGTTGAAGCAGTTTCCCCATTTGTGTTTCAGCTGGGTTAACACATTTAGTGTCATCTCTTAGTGGACAAGAAATGCACAGTCACCTCCTGCCTTCTGTGCCTGTCTTTCTGGCCTGTATTTTTTAAGTAAATCTGAGTTAAGCTGCCTTGGTACTGCCTTTGAGTTGGGAAGAGCAAGGGAGCAGCTCTTTGCCTATAGGATACACCCTTGTTTTCCATGTTAGTGCATTTCAAACTGCTCTATCACATGCCCTGAGGAATAAAACCAGCTCGTTTAGTAGTTTTTCCCTCTCTGCATGAATCCTGAAAAAGGAGACAAAGTTTCTGCAGCTCAGAAGCTGCTCAGCTTGAATTCTGGTGTTCAATTGCATCCTCTCCTTCATGAGAACCTGTTAGTTTATCTCGATGATCATCATGCCCACATCGTGTTGTGCAGTACAGTTGTCTGTAGTTCAGGGCAGTAAAAGTTCTTTGTTTGCACAAGGACAGGCAGATTCAGttctgaaatgcaaagcagaagcTATTCCAAATTACATCTATGGTGGGATTTCGCATTGTCGCAGACTTCTTACCCAGTGGAGCTTCTGCCAAAGAATATGAATCTGAATTTACGTGTAATCAATTTGTAAAAATAGCTCAGCTGGTTCTGTCTCCTGTGGGGTGGGAGTTAGGTAAACACTGTCACAGATGCTTGGAGTGTGCTTACCTCCTGGAGGCTCCGATCGTGACATCTTTGTTCAGGAAACATCTATATGTGATGTAAACTGCTTGGGAATCTCCCAATACGTGAGTCATCCTGGCAGGCAGGTGTCTTGGCTGCTGAACTGATTGCACTTGCTGGACCAGCCTTGCAAACGCAGCCCTGGAGTCCCTGTGCAGGACATGGAAGAGCTCACAGCTTCACCTTCCAGCTGTGTTTGTCCCCGGCCTCAGCGTGATCTCTGCCATTATTTTGCAGGGGCACTTTTCGATTTGAGAGGCCTGATGGCTCCCACTTTGATGTCCGAATCCCACCCTTTTCTCTGGAAAGCAACAAAGATGAGAAGACCCCCCCATCCGGCCTTCACTGGTAGAGCAGACCGAGCGCCGAGCCCCAGAGACCTGTGTGTGTTGTAGACCTTTGCCTCCCCATTATGCTGCAAACAAGAACACGgagcttttaaacattttaaaccatttttgttttaactgttGTCTAACGGGGAGGCTTTTTTTGAACTCTAATACTGGCTCTCTCAGGCTCCTTGTAAACATAAGCTGTGTTCCAGTTAACCCTTTCCTCAGCTGGGGGATGTacacctgtgctgctgcagaaaacCGGCGCCACAGCAGCCCCGGACCCTTCCCAACGTGTTGTGAATTCTCTGCAATGTGAGGTTTCTCTAATAAACTGGCCCTTCCAGTTGCAACCAGTCTTCCTTTATAAACCAAGGCCCAGGCTTTGCATTCAGCTTGCCACAGCTTGTTGCTCCCCCTTCATTTACATACAAAGCAGCGTCAGCCCGGGCTTCTTGCCGCTTCAGAAGGCAGCAGCGAGGATGTTTTGGGAGCAGGAATGGGAGCTCGGCCTTCCCACAATGCAGCTGCTTTGTGGGGTTTAGCCAGCGTGCAGGAGAGCAGCCCGGGAGGTCCGCGTCTCTGGGTTGAGCGCTGGAGTGATGCGGAGCCTGTTGTATCGGAGAACAGCGCAGTGGGGACAGGCGGGTTGGCAGGTGGTGCTGAGCGGCTGTCACGCTGCTTCGTGTGCACGGAGCACCGGGCTGCGCGTCAGGGTAGCACGGGAGAGCTGAAGGGGTCTGGACCCCTGTCGGGACTTGGTTGCTGCAGGGACATGTGTCCCACCTGCCAGGGGGCACTTCCCCACTCTCGCTGTGGCTGTGACCGTGTTTCCTTGGTTCCTGCTTTGGCAGGAAGAGCTTGTGTTAAGCTGCCATGAGGTCGTGCTTGGCTTTCTGCTCCTTCTGGCTCAGCTCATAGGTTGtgatttttggtgtttttggtGGTGTGTGTGGAGGGCCCTGCGGAACTGCATAGGTCAGTGAAACAGCTGTAAGCTTTTGATGTATGGATTGGTGGGAATTCTGATTGTGTGAAGGGCTCAGTCCATAGTGCAGATCGGGTGTGAGCTCTTTTTACAAGACAGGGCAGCTCTGAGGGTTGCACAGATCTGGAGACACATCTGCCTCCCTGATGGACCCTACTGTCTGCCTCTGGGTGACTTGCAGGGGCAGAGGTAGTTGGCTTTGTGGAACCCTGggcagaaaacatttcaaaccTTGCTCCTTTCCTTGGTCTTGCTTAGATAACAAGGTGTAGCACTCCCAGGATGGTTGTTTTTCCCAGAAGTGGCTTTATTGtcctctctgagcagcctctgtgtgtgtggcagTGCGGTGGGCCACCTTGGCTGAGGGACAAACGGCCTTTGGAAGTGACAATAGGAGAGACTCGTGTGCTGTCCTGCAGCCAGCGGGTCCCTGTTACAAAGGGACTTCATTTCTACTGCTTAAACAGTATTTACGTGTCACTGGTCTCTGAATTCTGTGTCTTCCTTCCTGTCAGGTAGGACGTGCTATCTGCAATGTGTTTAGAATGGAAAGGTTCCGCTGTCAGCCTGCTTGTAGGGGTAGAAAACGATCCGTAAAGAACAGCCCCACGTTGCCACCGTCATACTGGTTTCTTTGCAGAGAAGGGGGGACTGACACCCCCATTCTGAGGGAGCGGGGACCTGTAGAACCCACTTTTCCCCCCTGTGTAACTGCTCAGTCGGGGTGGCAGCTGCCCTTCCTCTCCCCTGGGTTACCAACTGCAGCTTTGCTGCCAAATCCAGCACTATGGTAAATGTGTAACTCCATTCCTTGCCTGCTGGGGACCTGATGTTGCTGGTAGCGTCACCACGAGTGACCGCAGGGTCCTGGGGCTCTGCCAGCGCCAGGCGCGTTTGGTGTGACTGGCGCAGGGTGCAGCTGAGGCCTTGGGCCCAGAACACGTGTTCTTGGCTGGATAACGTCTTGTTCTTCGCTGGGGAACATCTTAAGAGCCGAGGTGACAGCGCTGCGGTGACAAAGTGACACGGGGAGTGTGGGAACGTTTCCCCTCACTGGCTCTTTGCCGAGGGGGAAGAGCCGCGCCTGGGCTGGGCCTTTCCTCAACCGCTTCTTCCCGCAGAGCGCGGACGGgccctctctgctccctcctgtgTGAATCCCCGCACTGAGATCCCCTCAATAAAGCGCTGAGGAACGGCTGTCACTCCCGTCTCTCCTTCCTGCCGCCGGGCACCACCCCCGCTCCCCGCACCGGCTCTGGGGCTCGCTCCGGCCCCGCAGCGCTGCTCTCCCGCCCCGTCCTCCCCGCGGGGCCGGACCGGCCGCTGCTCCCCCTCAACGCCATCCCCAGCCCTCCCGCCGCCATCTCAGCGGGCTGCGCTCCGCCTTCCCGGCGTGCCCCGCGGCGCCGGAAGTGACGCCAGCGGAAGCGTGGCGGAGGCGGCGAGGAGGCAGCATGGTGGCTGCGGGCGCGCACCGGCCCGGGCCGCTGAAGCAGCAGAACAAGGCGCACAAGGGCGGGAAGCACAGCGGGGCCTCGCAGCGCCGCGCTGGAGGTGAGGCGGGCGGGACCGGCCGCCTTCTCCGCCGGCTCCTCCGACTGATTTCCCTCCTTACCGCTCTCTCCCCGCAGGCCGCGTCCCCGTCAAGGCCCAGCCCCGCCGGCGGCTCCGTGACCTCAGCCGGGTGGACCGGCGGCACCAGGCGCTGCAGCTCCGGCGGCAGCGCAAGGAGGCGGTGAGGGCGCTGGGGGAACCGGGGCTGTGCTGATGTTGCAGGGGGAGCGGGAAACGGGTCGGTTCGGGTCGTTGTgagggggctggtgggggcCCTCgtgtgggggtgtccctggggactGGGCCAGTTCGGGCTTTGTGGGGGGATCGGGAGCTGCACCGGGCAGAGGAATGGCTGCTTGGGTGTGTTCAGTTGGGGGCAAGCAAGAACATTCCACTTTCCCAGCTTGCAAACCATtgatgaggccacacctggagtattgtgttcagttctgggcccctcagttcaggaaagagattgaagtgctggggcgggtccagagaagagcaacaagactggtgaagggacttgaacacaagacctatggggagaggctgagggagctgggcttgtttagtctggaggaggcttagagctgagctcatcactctctagaactacctgaagggcagttctagccaggtggggattggtctcttctcccaggcatcagcaataggacaagggggcatgggcttcaactctgccaggggaaattgaggctggagattagaaagcaattctttgcagagagagtggtcaggcattggaatggctgcccagggaggtgctggactcactggccctggaggtttttaaactgagattggacacggcactcagcgccatgatctagtcaatggactggagttggaccaagggttggactcgatgatctctgaggtcttttccaacccagtcgattctgtgtgattctctgtgtgtgtgtgacattGCGCTTtgcctcatgtccagtctctaCATAGCCATTGTTTCTCTGTTGAGTTCCTGTTATGCCTAGTCTTCTTATGTTAGGCCTACTCTTGTTATATTGTGCCTAGGGGTTTCCAAAagagtttttttcctcttatcaGGCAAGCAAACTGTTACAGGACAGAGCAGCTTTGGGTTGAGctgctgagggatctggggttgATCTGAGGGGCAGGACAGGAACTGGATCGGGGCCGGGGTTCATGCTCTGCAGTTGTGCCCACAGGTGCTGGCGGAGAAGCGGAGCTTGGGCAGCCGGGATGGGCCCCCACACCTCGTGGTTGTGGTGCCGCTGcactgcagggctgcagcccatgacaccctccacctgctgcagagccaggactCGGCTGTTGTCCGTGTGGATGAGGGGAGAGCCGGCGGCTTTGCGCTCCTCTGCCCCCGACTCAAGCAGCGCTGGCGCTTCGTGACAGCACAGACAGGTGAGGAAACGCTGTTGTCGCTGTGGTTCTTGGCTCTGtacccctgccagccccggtAACAGATGTATTTTGTGTGTAGGGGATCTTCACGCTGTCTTGGACCTAGCAAAGGTTGCCGACTCCCTCCTGTTCATCCTGGATGCTGCGGATGGCTGGGACAGTGCAGGGGAGCACTGCCTCTCCTGCCTCTTTGCACAGGGGCTCCCCACTTATGGTGAGGGAGTGAGAAACATTTAGGGCTTGTAGTGGGGGCTGAGGGGGTGCTTGATGGGGATTTGCTGTTGCAGTAATTAAAAGCTTCATATGTTAAGAGGTGATCACAGGTCTTTGACCAGCCTGTTTCTGAGCACTGATCAGCTGGGTTAATGCCGTTCTCGTGCTGTCTTGTACTACTGCCCTGGTGGGGAGTGTTGGAGATAAAAGAGGTGTTTATGTGCTTTGGGTGCACGGTGGTGCTCAGTGTTGTAACGGTTATTTGGCTGTGCAGAGCTCAGGAATTCAGGTGCTTTCCTGCTAAGTTCAATTCCTGGGTCCTTATCTCTGTGGTGTCATCTATGCTCAAAATGTTACCTCTACAGACAGGTTTTTCTGTCCTGATTGTTCTTTTGAATGGGTGACACTGTCTTTGTACCCTGTGGTGTAAATTCCTTTGGTTATTTGGGGGGGTTGGTGATGTCTGAGTTTGTGTTGATGCTTGGTAAAAGGGGTGTTGGAAGTTTTACCAACCTGAACTCTGTTCTACTCGCTGCTTGGTAGCTCTTGCTGTCCCAGGGGGCACCGACTTGCCACCGAAGAAGCGGATAGATGCCAGGAAGAAACTTGCCAAAGCCATTGAGAAGCGCTTTCCTGAGGCCAAGTTGTTCCCCCTGAACACGGAGCAGGAAtcctcactgctgctgagaCACCTCGCCACCCAGAAGCAGCGGCATCTCGCTTTTCGGGACCGGCGGGCTCACCTGCTTGCCTACACCGCCGAGTTTGTGCCTGGCCAGGAGAGTGACCTAGTTGGGACCTTGAAGGTGTCCGGCTTTGTCCGGGGACAGACCCTTGACGTGAACAGCCTGGTGCATATCGTGGGGCATGGAGACTTCCAGATGAGCCAGGTGGATGCGCCCCCTGACCCTCTCTCTTTGAACCCCCGCGTGGTTAAAGGACAGAAGAGGAGTGAGGACACGGAGGTATGGGTGTGGGGGAGGTCAGGGCTTTGCGGTTCTGTTAGAACATGATGTTTGTGAACTTCCATCATGAAAATACAACTGGGTGTATGTGGTCAGGGGGAGTTGTACCAGAGCCAGCAGGGCTGTGTTCGGTGCTAAGCTGAGGTTCCTTGCCCACGGCATGTAACAAATGTTATATTACGACGTAATGAACATGATAGCAAAGGGAGTTTCACTTCGAACTGATTCCTACCTTCAGTTATGTGTATTCACATCTGGAAGCTCTGCTCTTGCCCTTCAGGATGACTCTGTAAACGGTACCGATGAGATGGAGGAAGATGTTAAGGTCCTGATGAAGGTGGATCCACACAAGCAGGAGTCTTTGCAGTCAGAAGTGGTTCCTGACCCTATGGAAGGAGAGCAGACATGGCCTACTGAAGAAGAACTGCAAGAAGCAGAGGGTGAGTAGCAGCAATACTGCTGTACCTTTTCCTTGTCCCTGTTAAGAGGGTTGTTAGAAACCCTGTGTCACTGGGATGGCTGTGAAGAAACATGGTAGTTGGGAGCCCAGGGCTTCCATTCCTTGTCCCGTCACTTCACTAGCAGGCTGCGTGTATGCCTGGCAGTTGGCAGAGTTATATTTCAACTGCCCTGACAAGTTCTGTGCTGGGAAACAGCAATTCTGGTCTAGAACTGATCTTGGCTCTCCTGGTGTAAATGTTTCtaagggaaaggagaaatgtTCCTGGGTTAATTATTGGTGGGAAATCTTACAGCTTCTCTGAAGGCAAACAGGAGGGTGGTGAAGGTCCCCAAAGGCACTTCCAAGTACCAGGCTGCCTGGATTGTGGATGATGGAGAGGAGGGCAGTGAGAAAGATGATGATGACGACGATGAAGATGATGACATGGATGATGACATGATGGAAGAGGCAGTTTCCCAGGTACCTCCAAGAGCTGATCTTGCAGGTGATTTCCATGGCACCACCACATATCCGAGGACAATGCTGTCCTTCCTGCTTGCTCTGTGCAAGGGCAGAGCACAGAGCCAGGACTTGCCTGGGTTTCCATTGTTAAGTTTCTCATGCGTATCATGTTGCTTCTGTGGTTTGTTAGATACTGAAATGAGGGACTCTGGTGTAGCTTGGGTCACGATTCATGCAGGGTTTGTGGTGCTGCCTGGACATGAACAGCATGCATGCTCATGGACTCTGTGCTGTCCTGTGTGTCAGGAGGGGGAGAGCAGTGGTGAGGAAGAGCCTGCAGAAGAGGAATGTGAGACCATGACCGTTTCCGAGTGCTTGCGGGATGACCAGTACGATGAGAAGATGGAGGAAGATGAGCAGATGCTGGAGAAATACAAACAGGAGAGAATGGATGAAATGTTTCCAGATGAGGTGGACACGCCACGTGACGTCCCTGCCAGAGTCCGGTAAGAAACAGGTTACTTtgctgggagaggagctgggaggtGCCCTTCTGTCTGGTTTAGTGAGATGGGGCAGGAAGCCTGTGATGTCTGAGCCGTGGTGTCTGAACCTGGCTGAAGGATTCTTCTGAAGACGCATCCTTAGGCTCTGAGGCTTCCAGGGGATGCAGGAGTTGGGGGCAGTGGATGGGCCTGcgcagggagagggaagaggatgGCAGAGCCCTGATGCAAGGGAAGGTTGTTTGGGGACCTGGCTTCTGTTTCAGGCTCTCTCTGCACTAAGATCTTTTTTTGAGaagctttgctttgctcctttTGTCCTCTCTGAAGGTGACAGACCACAGAAGGTGCTGGCCGCATGCCTTGATGGGTGAAGTGGTTTGTCTTTCCTGTTATCTGTCCTGTAGGTTCCAGAAGTACAGGGGGCTGAAGAGCTTCCGGACTTCTCCGTGGGACCCCAAAGAGAATCTCCCAAGGGATTATGCCAGGATTTTCCAGTTCCAGGACTTCTCCCGAACCAGAAAGCACCTCTTCCGGAAAATAGAGAAAGAGGAGACAGAAGGAGCCTCGGTagctcccttttctcttgctgaTCTCTTCCCCTACCATGTTCCCTTGCTCCTAATAGGAAAGACTTATCAGGGAGGAGGCTGGGTGGATCAGCTGGCTGGTTCTGGGCATGAGGTCATGAGCTAAGATGATACTGTTCTCCTGGATTCCTTCTCTAACCCTGGCATGTTTTACTTCTGATGCTTTTCTTTTGAGAGAAGTATTTACAACCGATCCTCTCTTGGCAGGTTGGCTGGTACGTTACACTTCACATCTGCAACGTTCCTGTCTCGGTGATGGAGAGCTTCAAAGAAGGGAAGCCCTTAGTCCTGTTCTCGCTGCTTCCCCATGAGCAAAAGGTGACTAAGTACAGCCTTGCTGATATCTTGTAGGTGTGCAGCTCCTCGTCTGATTCCTTCAGGCTGAATGGGTTGGAGACGCTCTGGCTGCTGACGGTTTGGGCTGAAATCTCCCCACATTGCTTGCATTTCTAAGTAGGACCTTCCTTTTGGTCAGAGCAGGCTGAAGCTGCGAGGAGTGTTTAGGCTTGGGTGCCCAAGCCTGGGTGCGATATCTGCTTTGGTGACAGCGCTCCTTTGGGAAGCCGTTGTCAAGGGTATTCGTCTCTGCAATGTCCCGTTGCTTTCTGCTCCATCCACCATCGCTCATCAGCCCCTCACACTGCTGCCTCTCCCGCAGATGTCTGTGTTGAATTTCCTGGTGCGTCGACACCCGAGCAACAGCGAGCCAGTGAGGGCAAAGGAGGAGCTGATCTTTCACTGTGGGTTCAGGCGCTTCCGAGCATCCCCCCTGTTCTCCCAGCACACCTCAGGTTTGTGAGGGAACGGGGCCGGGGGTGTTTCTAGGGCAGGAAGCCTGTGATGTCTTAGCCGTGGTGTCTGAACCTGGCTGAAGGACTCTTGTGAAGACTCACTCCTAGGCTCTGAGGCTTCCAGGGAGGAATTAAATAGTGAGGAGTGGGTGGGCTTGGGCAGGGTGGCTCCCTGGTCCAGGCAGGGCGGTGGGAGGCTCCGCACAGTGAGCCGGTAGCTCAGAGGATTATCTTTGCTCTTGGATACCCTCTGCCAGCAGAGGAGAGGTGTTTGTCAACTGTTTTCCTGAAGCTCAGGGCCTGTTTGCCAGGGAACGATGGGCCCATGGGTGTTTCCTAGAGCTCTGACCATTGATCTTGGCCTGAACTTGATCGTTGCTGTTCTGTCCTAGCTGACAAGCACAA is a window of Columba livia isolate bColLiv1 breed racing homer chromosome 20, bColLiv1.pat.W.v2, whole genome shotgun sequence DNA encoding:
- the TSR1 gene encoding pre-rRNA-processing protein TSR1 homolog, coding for MVAAGAHRPGPLKQQNKAHKGGKHSGASQRRAGGRVPVKAQPRRRLRDLSRVDRRHQALQLRRQRKEAVLAEKRSLGSRDGPPHLVVVVPLHCRAAAHDTLHLLQSQDSAVVRVDEGRAGGFALLCPRLKQRWRFVTAQTGDLHAVLDLAKVADSLLFILDAADGWDSAGEHCLSCLFAQGLPTYALAVPGGTDLPPKKRIDARKKLAKAIEKRFPEAKLFPLNTEQESSLLLRHLATQKQRHLAFRDRRAHLLAYTAEFVPGQESDLVGTLKVSGFVRGQTLDVNSLVHIVGHGDFQMSQVDAPPDPLSLNPRVVKGQKRSEDTEDDSVNGTDEMEEDVKVLMKVDPHKQESLQSEVVPDPMEGEQTWPTEEELQEAEASLKANRRVVKVPKGTSKYQAAWIVDDGEEGSEKDDDDDDEDDDMDDDMMEEAVSQEGESSGEEEPAEEECETMTVSECLRDDQYDEKMEEDEQMLEKYKQERMDEMFPDEVDTPRDVPARVRFQKYRGLKSFRTSPWDPKENLPRDYARIFQFQDFSRTRKHLFRKIEKEETEGASVGWYVTLHICNVPVSVMESFKEGKPLVLFSLLPHEQKMSVLNFLVRRHPSNSEPVRAKEELIFHCGFRRFRASPLFSQHTSADKHKLERFLRPDAALVVTVYAPITFPPASVLLFKQRSNAMHDLIATGSLLSVDPDRIVIKRLVLSGHPFKIFAKTAVVRYMFFNREDVMWFKPVELRTKWGRRGHIKEPLGTHGHMKCHFDGQLKSQDTVLLNLYKRVFPKWTYDPHVPEPVPWVRSESTLPVQEVEME